In Chitinivibrionales bacterium, the following are encoded in one genomic region:
- the fliI gene encoding flagellar protein export ATPase FliI encodes MNTELQFQPYFSALANAEPMRIHGKVTEVIGLLIESTGPAASIGDVCILESNGTFHGHAEVVGFRKNQTLLMPLGPIEGIHPGLSVVGTKRPHMVGVGPHLLGRVLDGLGNPLDNKGLIRPENYRPVFSNAPNPLLRKRISEPFETGVKAIDTFTTIGKGQRIGIFSASGVGKSVLLGMLAQNCRSDINVIALIGERGREVREFIERDLGEEGLKRSVVVVATSDQPALIRLKGAIVAATIAEYFRDMGKDVMFMIDSLTRLATAQREIGLAVGEPPATRGYTPSVFALLPKLLERAGTSDKGTITGMFTVLVESDDMDEPVSDAARSILDGHILLSRQLANRNHFPAIDVLSSISRCMTDVITDDHRQLVGYVKDYLAAYKENEDLIQIGAYAEGSSERVDKAIKLFRPVDEFLRQDRKEKCSFKQSLAILKQITGQ; translated from the coding sequence ATGAATACCGAACTCCAGTTTCAGCCCTATTTCTCTGCTTTGGCGAATGCCGAACCCATGCGCATTCATGGAAAAGTGACCGAAGTAATCGGTCTTTTAATCGAATCCACCGGACCGGCGGCATCAATCGGTGATGTTTGCATACTGGAAAGCAACGGAACATTCCACGGTCATGCCGAAGTGGTCGGGTTCCGCAAAAACCAGACACTTCTGATGCCCCTCGGGCCGATTGAAGGTATTCACCCGGGGCTCTCGGTTGTTGGTACCAAGCGTCCCCATATGGTTGGTGTCGGTCCTCATCTGCTTGGAAGGGTTCTCGATGGTCTGGGAAATCCACTCGACAACAAAGGTCTCATAAGGCCGGAAAATTACCGTCCGGTATTCAGCAATGCTCCAAATCCACTGCTGCGCAAGCGAATAAGCGAACCCTTCGAAACCGGCGTTAAAGCAATCGATACCTTTACCACTATCGGGAAAGGACAGCGAATCGGGATCTTTTCCGCAAGCGGTGTAGGAAAAAGTGTTCTTTTGGGCATGCTTGCCCAGAATTGCCGTTCTGATATCAATGTAATCGCTCTCATTGGTGAGCGGGGCAGGGAAGTTCGGGAATTTATCGAACGTGATCTTGGTGAGGAGGGCCTGAAGCGGTCGGTTGTTGTTGTTGCAACTTCCGATCAGCCGGCACTGATCCGTCTGAAAGGAGCAATCGTCGCCGCGACCATAGCCGAATATTTCCGCGACATGGGCAAAGATGTCATGTTTATGATCGATTCCCTGACCCGCCTGGCAACAGCCCAGCGGGAAATCGGCCTCGCTGTCGGCGAACCCCCGGCAACCAGGGGCTATACCCCATCGGTCTTTGCACTCCTGCCAAAACTGCTCGAACGGGCAGGGACTTCAGATAAGGGAACCATCACCGGCATGTTCACCGTTCTGGTAGAATCCGATGACATGGATGAGCCGGTTTCGGATGCCGCCCGGAGTATTCTTGATGGCCACATACTACTCTCCCGTCAACTGGCAAATCGAAACCATTTTCCTGCTATCGATGTACTCTCAAGTATTTCCCGCTGCATGACTGATGTTATTACCGACGATCACCGTCAACTTGTCGGATATGTCAAAGATTATCTGGCCGCATATAAGGAGAATGAAGACCTTATTCAAATCGGCGCCTATGCTGAAGGGAGCAGTGAACGGGTCGATAAAGCAATTAAACTCTTCAGGCCTGTCGATGAATTCCTCCGGCAGGATAGAAAAGAAAAATGCTCCTTTAAACAGAGCTTGGCTATTTTAAAACAAATCACAGGACAATGA
- the fliF gene encoding flagellar M-ring protein FliF yields MAEFFKQLISQLTAIWQKLSLQQKIITTSLIAFTIIGLAGLLIWSRGTPSMSGYQLLYSDLEVDEASAMTDMLKASGYDYKIEDNGKAILVEQKRLHEARMALAKEGLPKSHGIGYELFDKTNLAMTDFAQKLNAKRALEGELQRTVEGLEEVKSARVHIVTPEPTIFLDNQREAKASVVIKTTPGQNLTPGQVRGISYLVSASVKGLDPEHISIIDYNGQLLSDPFAGDETALASSRNLELQQKVERYLEKKTEGMLVSVLGPGKAKTQVAVDMNFDMVERTLEMYDPESRVIRSEERTDDNTKNAPDGDRLRERSLTNYEIDKTIEHIVTEVGNVKRLTISVAVDGKYDKNENGEDVYVARTAEEVQAVEDIVKNTVGYDLARGDEIVVTNLQFDNEYLRRQQEEMRKQEMRDRIIQYVKIGMFFIIGILFLLFLRSMARTLAEAMNPPVPSVETFGLPEEVTEEVPEDLKKSSELLERVEMLSREEPTNIASIIRQWLHEPAPMSRS; encoded by the coding sequence ATGGCTGAGTTTTTCAAACAGCTTATTTCACAACTCACCGCTATCTGGCAGAAGTTATCGCTCCAGCAGAAAATAATCACTACATCGCTGATCGCCTTTACAATTATCGGTCTGGCAGGACTGTTAATATGGTCGCGAGGAACACCTTCAATGTCGGGCTATCAGCTTCTCTATTCCGATCTGGAGGTTGATGAGGCGAGCGCCATGACTGATATGCTCAAAGCGAGTGGATACGACTATAAGATTGAAGATAACGGCAAGGCGATTCTGGTCGAACAGAAAAGGCTCCATGAAGCCCGGATGGCTCTTGCCAAGGAAGGACTTCCCAAATCTCACGGTATCGGTTATGAGCTATTCGATAAGACTAATCTTGCTATGACCGATTTTGCTCAGAAACTCAATGCAAAACGTGCGTTGGAGGGAGAGTTGCAGCGTACCGTTGAGGGGCTCGAGGAGGTCAAATCGGCCAGAGTTCATATCGTTACTCCCGAACCCACGATATTTCTTGATAATCAGAGAGAGGCCAAAGCTTCGGTAGTAATCAAAACCACTCCGGGGCAGAATCTTACTCCTGGTCAGGTCCGGGGCATTTCCTATCTGGTATCGGCAAGTGTCAAAGGGCTCGATCCGGAGCACATTTCGATTATCGATTATAATGGTCAACTGCTTTCAGACCCCTTTGCGGGCGATGAAACCGCCCTGGCATCGTCACGAAATCTTGAATTACAGCAGAAAGTCGAACGTTATCTCGAAAAAAAGACCGAGGGCATGCTGGTCAGCGTTCTGGGACCGGGTAAAGCAAAGACTCAGGTAGCCGTGGATATGAACTTCGATATGGTCGAACGGACCCTGGAAATGTACGATCCGGAAAGCCGGGTTATCCGCTCTGAAGAACGGACCGATGACAATACTAAAAATGCACCCGACGGCGATCGTCTGCGGGAGCGTTCTTTGACAAATTACGAGATCGACAAGACGATCGAGCATATTGTTACCGAAGTTGGTAATGTCAAACGATTGACAATTTCGGTTGCTGTAGACGGTAAATATGACAAAAATGAAAATGGCGAGGACGTGTATGTCGCCCGTACCGCCGAAGAGGTTCAGGCGGTTGAGGACATAGTGAAAAACACCGTTGGCTACGATCTGGCCCGGGGAGATGAAATCGTCGTTACTAATTTACAGTTCGATAACGAATACCTCCGTCGTCAGCAAGAAGAGATGCGGAAGCAGGAGATGCGTGACCGGATCATCCAGTATGTCAAAATCGGGATGTTTTTTATTATCGGTATCCTCTTTCTCCTGTTCCTGCGATCGATGGCCAGGACACTCGCTGAGGCAATGAATCCACCGGTGCCGTCGGTGGAAACTTTCGGACTGCCCGAGGAAGTTACTGAAGAGGTTCCCGAAGACCTCAAGAAAAGCTCTGAACTTCTGGAACGGGTGGAGATGCTGTCGAGAGAAGAGCCGACCAATATCGCATCGATAATTAGGCAATGGCTCCACGAGCCGGCGCCTATGTCACGGTCCTGA
- a CDS encoding methyl viologen-reducing hydrogenase, with translation MKIKISTEWLSGCSGCHVAVVDLHEKLINLTDSVEFVRVPVLMDEREYPRADVGIVEGAIRSEHDRAACIKMRESVKTLIAFGTCAVYGGPSGVGWLYRGDSVLEKAYGAGMTNAPGEWPDSNAPKLEQSVVPIDEIVTVDRYLPGCPPHPYWIASAITGLLSPEKKSMVQKTVCSRCERTMKKVSPVALQKGNVTAADDTVCFLSQGVVCMGSVTMERCLAQCPNKGVACSGCAGPSTDIITEPHLDMRTMIARRMSMLTGIEEQEIRQYIEDEARTYYAYAMASPVMYKKPAVKIREWAQ, from the coding sequence ATGAAAATTAAGATATCTACCGAATGGCTTTCGGGATGTTCCGGCTGCCATGTTGCGGTGGTGGATTTGCACGAAAAGCTTATTAACCTTACTGACTCAGTGGAATTTGTCCGGGTTCCCGTTTTGATGGATGAAAGGGAGTATCCCCGGGCCGATGTCGGCATTGTTGAAGGCGCTATTCGGAGCGAACATGATCGTGCGGCATGCATCAAAATGCGTGAGAGCGTCAAAACACTTATCGCATTCGGAACCTGTGCTGTGTATGGAGGCCCTTCGGGGGTGGGCTGGCTTTACCGGGGTGATTCGGTACTGGAAAAAGCATATGGAGCGGGAATGACCAATGCCCCGGGGGAATGGCCCGACAGTAATGCTCCAAAGCTTGAACAGAGTGTGGTTCCAATCGATGAAATCGTAACTGTCGACCGGTATCTTCCCGGTTGTCCACCTCATCCATACTGGATTGCTTCGGCAATTACCGGTCTTTTATCACCCGAAAAAAAATCAATGGTTCAAAAGACCGTTTGCTCCAGATGTGAGCGCACGATGAAAAAGGTTTCGCCTGTTGCATTACAAAAAGGAAATGTGACTGCAGCGGATGACACTGTTTGTTTTCTGAGCCAGGGGGTTGTCTGCATGGGATCCGTTACCATGGAACGCTGTCTTGCTCAATGCCCGAACAAGGGGGTGGCCTGCAGCGGTTGCGCAGGACCGTCGACAGATATTATTACCGAACCCCATCTCGATATGCGGACCATGATCGCACGGCGAATGAGCATGCTTACCGGTATAGAGGAACAGGAAATCAGGCAATATATCGAAGATGAAGCCAGGACCTATTACGCCTATGCAATGGCATCACCGGTCATGTACAAAAAGCCTGCAGTAAAAATAAGAGAATGGGCACAGTAA
- a CDS encoding 4Fe-4S dicluster domain-containing protein produces MNNSAPEITIDEKACVGCALCADICPTKVFEYSESDAVPGVVKAHECFGCLSCTEICPATAISHSNIRMSQVFYHDPKALALAKKTGETALVYNVIEEEESLKQAEEDLGMRLLSVASVLKQTLGQSLPAVGTMAGRSLATQLPRYQHPESVEDVLAMIVHMFSGAWEIEPELSDDKLTLTVGKCFIRDLCGREGISLGGDLCVLFYNYLAGYFNKISGIRPRLTKASRGQEQCVYEVKLYKPSS; encoded by the coding sequence ATGAATAACAGTGCTCCAGAGATTACTATCGATGAAAAGGCATGCGTGGGCTGTGCCCTGTGTGCCGATATCTGTCCGACAAAGGTATTTGAATACAGTGAATCCGATGCTGTTCCCGGGGTAGTGAAAGCGCATGAATGTTTTGGCTGTTTAAGCTGCACGGAGATATGCCCTGCCACGGCAATATCCCATTCCAATATCAGGATGTCACAGGTTTTTTATCATGATCCCAAGGCCCTTGCCCTTGCAAAAAAGACCGGTGAAACTGCTCTTGTTTATAACGTAATCGAAGAAGAGGAAAGCCTGAAACAGGCTGAAGAAGACCTTGGTATGCGTCTGCTTTCGGTGGCTTCGGTGCTTAAACAGACTCTCGGCCAGAGTCTGCCTGCGGTTGGAACAATGGCCGGAAGATCATTGGCAACGCAGCTACCCCGCTATCAACACCCCGAATCGGTAGAGGATGTTCTTGCAATGATCGTACATATGTTCTCCGGAGCATGGGAGATAGAGCCTGAGTTGAGCGATGATAAACTGACCCTCACTGTGGGCAAATGCTTTATTCGTGATCTCTGCGGCCGTGAAGGGATTTCGCTGGGGGGAGATCTCTGCGTGCTCTTTTACAATTATCTTGCGGGGTATTTTAACAAAATCAGCGGAATTCGTCCCCGTTTAACAAAAGCAAGCAGAGGCCAGGAGCAATGTGTTTATGAGGTCAAACTCTACAAGCCTTCATCCTGA
- the fliG gene encoding flagellar motor switch protein FliG encodes MAKGFYKEKYSNSEKNSPSSLTANLSGPTKAAIVMVALGSEASSHIFQNLDEREVEGLSTEIAKLENIPNEVREAVLEEFHNLAMAQQYISQGGIDYAREILESALGPRKAREILDKVQQTIRTTGFNLLENVDPKQLVNFIQKEHPQTIALLLAHMEAGNAAAVVSALPQELQVDVATRIATMESISPDTLTQVESVLAEQVRSLFGGDVSRVGGVKAVAEMLNSVDRGAEKNILGNLERENPELATEIKNLMFVFEDVMLLDDRSMQRVLKEIDTKELSMALKGASEELQEKFFRNMSSRASEMIREEMEYMGPVRLKDVEDVQQRIVDVIRRLEEDGEIIISGRGGEEEVIV; translated from the coding sequence ATGGCAAAAGGATTTTATAAAGAAAAGTACAGCAATTCCGAAAAGAACAGTCCCTCTTCGCTTACGGCAAATCTATCGGGACCGACTAAAGCGGCCATTGTTATGGTGGCTCTCGGTTCGGAAGCTTCATCCCATATATTCCAAAATCTTGACGAGCGAGAGGTTGAAGGGCTTTCAACCGAAATCGCAAAGCTCGAAAATATTCCAAACGAAGTCCGCGAGGCGGTACTCGAGGAATTCCATAACCTGGCTATGGCCCAGCAGTATATCTCCCAGGGAGGTATCGATTACGCCCGGGAGATCCTGGAATCGGCTCTGGGGCCGCGCAAAGCACGGGAGATACTCGATAAGGTGCAGCAGACAATCCGGACTACCGGATTCAATCTTTTGGAAAATGTCGATCCCAAACAGCTTGTCAATTTTATCCAGAAAGAACATCCCCAGACAATCGCGCTTCTTCTTGCCCATATGGAGGCAGGGAATGCCGCGGCGGTCGTTTCGGCCCTTCCCCAGGAACTTCAGGTTGATGTGGCCACCCGTATCGCGACTATGGAATCCATCTCTCCCGACACTTTGACCCAGGTGGAGTCGGTCCTGGCCGAACAGGTGCGATCGCTTTTTGGCGGCGATGTTTCCCGGGTCGGCGGCGTCAAAGCGGTGGCAGAGATGCTCAACAGTGTCGACCGGGGCGCCGAAAAGAATATTCTCGGGAATCTGGAACGGGAGAATCCCGAACTCGCAACCGAAATCAAAAACCTCATGTTTGTCTTCGAAGATGTCATGCTTCTTGACGATCGTTCCATGCAGCGGGTACTGAAAGAAATCGATACCAAAGAACTGTCGATGGCTCTCAAAGGCGCATCAGAAGAACTGCAGGAAAAATTCTTCAGAAATATGTCCTCACGTGCCTCCGAGATGATCAGGGAGGAAATGGAATATATGGGACCGGTGCGGTTGAAAGATGTTGAAGATGTCCAGCAGCGTATTGTTGATGTAATTCGCCGTCTTGAAGAAGATGGTGAGATTATTATCAGCGGCCGCGGCGGAGAAGAAGAAGTCATTGTCTAG
- the flgB gene encoding flagellar basal body rod protein FlgB has product MINGILQKTAYPSVQKSLDAGMLRARVIANNIANATTPGFKRLEVSFEEHLREALDKTRLKGTQTKSKHLAIGRKDISRVNPLVERPVDPTLSSGVNNVDIDSEMAKLAENQILYNFGIRFTKGALKKLSAAVQARSLQIQ; this is encoded by the coding sequence ATGATTAATGGAATTCTTCAAAAAACAGCCTACCCATCGGTTCAAAAAAGTCTTGATGCAGGAATGCTTCGAGCCCGGGTTATCGCCAATAATATCGCCAACGCCACCACTCCCGGATTCAAGCGCCTCGAAGTAAGCTTTGAAGAACATCTTCGAGAAGCATTGGATAAGACACGATTAAAAGGTACACAAACCAAATCAAAACATCTGGCAATCGGAAGAAAAGACATTTCCCGGGTCAATCCCCTGGTAGAACGGCCGGTTGATCCAACGCTTTCCAGTGGAGTAAATAATGTCGATATCGACTCTGAGATGGCTAAATTGGCAGAAAATCAGATTTTATATAATTTTGGTATCCGTTTTACCAAAGGAGCACTGAAAAAATTGAGTGCAGCGGTGCAGGCCAGAAGCCTTCAGATACAGTAG
- the flgC gene encoding flagellar basal body rod protein FlgC: MPLIGGIFSGLRISASGLRAQRIRQNVISSNLANIETTRTAKGGPYRRQYVVFESGTDTKETRLINKKEGLKGTSNLINHLPVPANNFPRDERFFGNGVQVAEIREDSREAKLVYDPSHPDSDEKGYVAMPNVNVVEEMTDMIAASRAYEANVTAFNSMKAMLQQASQL; this comes from the coding sequence ATGCCGTTAATTGGGGGAATATTTTCAGGACTCAGAATAAGCGCATCGGGGCTTCGGGCCCAGCGAATCCGTCAGAATGTCATTTCATCGAATCTGGCCAATATCGAGACAACCCGTACTGCAAAGGGGGGACCCTACCGGCGTCAGTATGTGGTTTTCGAATCGGGGACCGACACCAAAGAAACACGGCTGATAAACAAAAAAGAGGGATTGAAGGGCACTTCAAATCTGATAAATCATCTTCCCGTTCCCGCAAATAATTTTCCTCGGGATGAACGGTTTTTCGGCAACGGCGTTCAGGTTGCGGAAATTCGAGAAGACAGTCGTGAGGCAAAGCTGGTATATGATCCCTCGCATCCGGACAGCGATGAAAAGGGCTATGTAGCGATGCCGAATGTGAACGTAGTTGAAGAGATGACTGATATGATAGCTGCGAGCAGAGCATATGAAGCCAATGTGACTGCATTCAATTCCATGAAAGCTATGCTCCAGCAGGCATCACAGTTATAA
- the fliJ gene encoding flagellar export protein FliJ, which translates to MRRFEFNLETLLQLRMRKEEQVRLELAKRNREINQARNELASIHDELTNLQATQKGTRAHTSNIIGLKHSVAYRHKLKQEMLSKGRQIDRMRGDARTLKVSLQIASKEKKAVELLKERRFDEWRKKVIAEEQAITDDISQQGYSRKKHGMLDFRHD; encoded by the coding sequence ATGCGACGCTTTGAATTCAACCTCGAAACCCTTCTTCAGTTACGAATGCGTAAGGAAGAGCAGGTTAGACTCGAACTGGCAAAAAGAAACAGGGAAATAAACCAGGCACGCAATGAATTGGCGAGCATACATGATGAACTTACCAATTTACAGGCTACTCAAAAAGGAACCCGTGCCCATACTTCCAATATTATAGGATTGAAACACTCCGTAGCGTACCGTCACAAGCTCAAACAGGAAATGCTGAGTAAAGGGCGGCAGATCGATCGTATGCGGGGTGACGCCAGGACATTGAAAGTCTCTCTCCAGATAGCATCCAAAGAAAAGAAAGCTGTCGAACTTCTGAAAGAACGGCGTTTTGATGAATGGCGGAAAAAAGTCATAGCTGAAGAGCAGGCAATAACCGATGATATATCACAACAAGGATATTCACGCAAAAAACATGGGATGCTCGATTTCCGGCACGACTAA
- the fliE gene encoding flagellar hook-basal body complex protein FliE → MAQINPIGPVDDGQKAGRASRLHAKDKNAPTFKDTLKGVMKDVNDMQVKADKSIEKMVAGEITDVHQVMSAVEEANVAFNMMMEIRNKVMDAYQEVMRMRL, encoded by the coding sequence ATGGCCCAGATAAATCCGATCGGCCCGGTTGATGACGGCCAAAAAGCCGGCAGGGCTTCACGGCTCCATGCAAAAGATAAAAATGCGCCAACCTTTAAAGATACTCTCAAAGGCGTCATGAAAGATGTCAACGATATGCAGGTTAAGGCTGATAAGTCGATCGAAAAAATGGTTGCCGGCGAAATTACCGATGTTCATCAGGTGATGAGCGCAGTTGAAGAAGCCAATGTAGCATTCAATATGATGATGGAAATTCGGAACAAAGTAATGGATGCTTATCAGGAAGTAATGAGAATGAGATTGTAA
- a CDS encoding dynein regulation protein LC7, producing the protein MAKTIKEALGEFLRIDGVTAVAIVGRDGFVIESASAATLDTDALGAVVASAIGASEMIGKDFEMGKLEQYLLEFAMGKVIIAAAGEDILVVITDLNAVIGSVRYAVKKGVDGLVKLL; encoded by the coding sequence ATGGCCAAAACGATTAAAGAAGCATTGGGTGAATTTTTAAGGATCGATGGTGTTACAGCGGTAGCGATTGTCGGTCGCGATGGTTTCGTTATTGAGAGTGCCAGTGCGGCAACGCTGGACACCGACGCTCTGGGTGCGGTCGTTGCCAGTGCAATCGGAGCATCGGAAATGATCGGCAAAGATTTTGAAATGGGCAAACTGGAACAGTATCTGCTCGAATTTGCGATGGGAAAAGTAATTATTGCCGCAGCCGGTGAAGATATTCTGGTGGTTATCACCGATCTCAATGCGGTAATCGGAAGTGTACGGTACGCCGTGAAAAAAGGTGTTGACGGCCTTGTCAAATTGCTGTAA
- a CDS encoding Ni/Fe hydrogenase subunit alpha translates to MPKQIKIEPITRIEGHARVILDLNDNDEITAGRLQVLEIRGFEKLLENMELVKMPLVTGRICGVCPAAHHLASVVAIENGAGIIPPLKAKLLRELLYAGHILHSHALSTFVLLGPDIVRGIDAPPQEKNIFHLLSSNPELARKALRLRSIGQRIVEIVGGRGVHPVTLVPGGIASQPTGEELDKIREWGSEALKILMDLHTPLIELIARLESLRDATILDYYSLAITSNGKVDFGEGVLRVCDSAGNEDRIFEAEKYADHFIEHVMSGSYMKSVHLKGEREQEYFVGPLARMNVNDSFSTPRASELMQQFKSSGTPRLCVLDNIEARIIEMVHCAERIAAIPSELPSGDILLENVTPGEGRYIAAIEAPRGILVHDYTADSKGKVTGANLIVATQNNYDAINTALTLTAREMKKQGGDELMMNGIEFAVRCFDPCLACATHAAGKMPMTVEVRKAGTIVNTLTRGVME, encoded by the coding sequence ATGCCGAAACAGATAAAAATCGAACCGATCACCCGGATTGAAGGCCATGCCAGGGTGATTCTGGACCTGAATGATAACGATGAAATCACGGCGGGTCGACTGCAGGTACTGGAAATCCGGGGATTCGAAAAACTGCTCGAAAACATGGAGCTTGTTAAAATGCCCCTTGTTACCGGACGTATCTGCGGTGTTTGTCCGGCTGCTCATCACCTGGCATCAGTTGTCGCTATCGAAAATGGCGCGGGGATTATTCCTCCGCTTAAAGCGAAATTGCTTCGTGAACTCCTGTACGCCGGCCACATCCTCCACTCTCATGCCTTGAGTACCTTTGTGTTGCTAGGGCCGGATATCGTGAGGGGAATCGATGCCCCTCCGCAGGAGAAAAACATCTTCCACCTGCTCTCTTCCAATCCCGAGCTGGCCAGAAAAGCACTGCGCCTTCGAAGTATCGGTCAACGGATTGTTGAAATTGTGGGAGGAAGGGGCGTTCATCCGGTAACCCTTGTCCCCGGCGGAATTGCATCCCAACCAACCGGTGAAGAACTGGATAAAATCCGTGAGTGGGGGAGCGAAGCGCTCAAAATTTTAATGGATCTCCATACACCATTAATCGAGCTGATCGCCAGGCTTGAATCTCTTCGGGATGCAACCATACTCGATTATTATTCGCTGGCCATTACCAGCAACGGTAAAGTTGATTTTGGTGAAGGCGTTCTTCGGGTTTGTGATAGTGCCGGGAATGAGGACCGGATTTTTGAAGCGGAAAAATACGCCGATCATTTTATCGAGCATGTTATGTCGGGTTCTTATATGAAATCGGTGCATCTGAAAGGTGAGCGGGAACAGGAATATTTTGTGGGCCCCCTTGCACGGATGAATGTCAATGATTCATTCTCGACACCCCGGGCTTCCGAACTCATGCAACAGTTTAAAAGCAGCGGAACCCCCCGCCTTTGTGTCCTGGACAATATTGAAGCGCGGATAATTGAAATGGTCCATTGTGCAGAACGAATCGCGGCTATCCCTTCGGAGTTGCCCTCCGGTGATATATTACTCGAAAACGTTACTCCAGGGGAGGGACGGTATATCGCGGCGATTGAGGCCCCCCGTGGAATTCTGGTACACGACTATACCGCCGATAGTAAGGGTAAAGTTACCGGCGCCAACCTTATTGTTGCGACACAGAATAACTATGATGCTATTAATACCGCACTTACCCTGACGGCGCGGGAAATGAAAAAGCAGGGTGGTGATGAGCTCATGATGAACGGGATCGAATTCGCCGTACGGTGTTTCGATCCCTGTCTTGCCTGTGCAACGCATGCAGCGGGAAAAATGCCCATGACAGTGGAGGTGCGAAAAGCAGGAACAATTGTTAATACATTGACAAGGGGAGTGATGGAATGA
- a CDS encoding hydrogenase maturation protease: MRSNSTSLHPDKKNTPLGIIGIGNTLVGDDAAGVIAVRRLQERLGRRNDIFFHILSGDIYEIADLLEKAGRFVFLDALAGAKPGHIRIVKKASRAFAPSLHQTDIASVMETLRKLDIVSPFPEWEIWGVTIEIPEYLGEGLSPVIDSAVDELVERLVEKLR, from the coding sequence ATGAGGTCAAACTCTACAAGCCTTCATCCTGATAAAAAAAATACCCCTCTGGGTATAATCGGAATAGGTAACACACTTGTCGGTGATGACGCCGCGGGGGTGATTGCGGTTCGGCGTTTGCAGGAACGTTTAGGCAGGCGAAATGACATCTTTTTCCACATTTTAAGTGGTGATATTTATGAGATTGCCGACCTTCTGGAAAAAGCTGGCCGGTTTGTTTTTCTTGATGCGCTGGCAGGCGCAAAACCCGGGCATATTCGCATTGTAAAAAAAGCCTCCCGCGCCTTTGCTCCCTCACTCCATCAGACCGATATTGCCTCGGTAATGGAAACCCTTCGCAAACTCGATATTGTCTCGCCCTTCCCGGAGTGGGAAATATGGGGCGTAACTATCGAAATCCCCGAGTATCTGGGTGAAGGGTTAAGTCCGGTGATTGATTCGGCTGTTGATGAACTGGTCGAGAGGTTAGTCGAGAAATTACGATGA